attttagactagtggggctgcatagaacatgttgTCAAAAACAAATTGGGGGttaacttccactttaaatcaTAAAAGTGTAATTAAAGGAGAAAGAAAAATATCTAagaatgaagatgatgatgatgctcacTTGGTGATAAAGACCCTGCCAGGTCCTCCATACTTTTTGCAAGCCCTTTGGGACGGGCTTCAGCTCGCCGCAGTGCTTTCCTCACCGGATTCTCCTCATCATCGAGATTTTTGCCTGATGatggtttaaaaagaaaaaaaaaaagaaaaaagaaaaaaaaaaaagggggacgtTTGAGTACATTGTTCTTAGTTCACTGATAGCTTTCTAGTTGTGCACAGCAGTCGTTTTGACATAGCGCCATAGTATGCATTGATTATGCTAATGCATGAAGCAAGTCATTTTGGTCAAATGAAATGCACCCGCCAGGATCACTCCCCATCTGATGATATCCGCCATGAAACAGGATGTAAATATGATGGAATTGTCATCGTGCAGTTGCAATCCTATGCAGAGGAGTTGCCTTGACCATAATTGTACATGGACAGGAAATATCACGCAATGTGAAACGTGTTGATGTCATAAAAACAATAagagtgaaagaaagaaaatgttagCATTGCTGGCGTGCCTGAAGAAGTTTGCCAGCCCACAAGCCAAACATCAGCCAAACAAAGACTGCGAGTGTTGACAAGAGACAAACCTTGGCAAACAAAAGATAACACAGACACGGATACAGGAAGGTGTCCTGTGTTTGTTGAACAAATGTTTCACCAGAGAAATTGCTGCTTCATTTTCTTGACAACTCTTTATACTGCTTCCATTGTGCTTTTTGTCGATTtggacagaaaaaacaaaaactacaaaataGTAGTTTGGACTTGACATTTCCATGGTTTGAAATTGTCCTAATTACATTGAATTGGAATAAATTAAGCAGATTGGCTTTTTGTATTaagcgctatgtgatgtcattaccactagatggcagtaaaGTGTAAAGCAGAGAGTTCTAAGCGTCCGACTACCAATAACAGAAGTGTTAATGAGCAGACTCCTTCCTGGACAGAGGTTctactacacagtaaattctgtagagtaaattttactctaaagagACTCAATTTGATCCCACTATAAACAAGTGACAAATAGTAAAATATTCAGTGTAAATTTcattcaaagtatttttactgtGTACGAGAGAATTGGTCTATCCCATGACAAAAACcaagttttttcctctggtcgcTTCCGACTCTGATGGAAGTttgactatttagagtgggaccaaatagactcagtttagagtaaaatttacacttggaagagagtaaaaataaagaattgagaaaatatatgtaaaaaataaaagtcactcaagggttgaggaacaaaagcAGGACCTTCAACTTGAgagactgccactctaccacctggactatgccactcctactgtttgaTAATATCTAAAAGGATATCTCTTGGCGGTACGAAGATTCCAATTGACGAGCGATATATTAACATacagtaggagtggcatggctcagggagtagattggcTGTTTCCCAACCTGAAGTGGCAAGTTTGTTCCTCAAACCTTGAGTTTCTTTTAACAATTAGTAAAATTTTCTAAGAATTTTTGAGTGAAAAATctttcatagtttttttttcatgggataGGCAAAAGTATTCGCTGACGGCGTCGTGGTTTGCTTGCCTACCTTTCATGAAGACTGTGTGGGTTCTGTTGCCACTAAACGATGGCGTGAATGCCAGTTTGTCTCTATGTGTGTCTTGTGCgggactggtgaccagtccagggtgtcccaagTCAGAAGGGATAGGCTCCGCCTCCCCTCGACTGGACTGAACAAGATAAGCAGGAAAGAACATGGTGACTCGGTAGTATTTTGCTAAAACTAGTCCTTGAGTTGGACGAGCTGCTTACAGGTGACTCGGGATCAGCATCTGTGCCGCTGCAATTCATCCACGCATGGCTcagactcttcttcttcttgaagTCTcgctcctctgagcctgcgggCGTGCTGGTTCTCACGAAATCCTCGGAAACTTCGTCCTCAGGGGCCAGCGTTCCCGGCTCGTTGGTCATCCCCAAGTAATGGCTGTAATCTTGCGGCACAAAAGCCCTCGCCAGGGGGCTCTCAGTCCTGTCCGAGGCTCGGTCGGCGCTCGGCTTCCTGCTCTGCGAGTGGACAGGGCTGACGTGGATCTTAAGGTTCGGTTCTTCTGGATCAACAAGGGCGAACATACTGCTGGCTCGGCGCAAAGAACTACCGCGACTGCTGGAATGGCTgaagctgtcttttcttttcctgGGAGAGCGAACCTGCTTAGGTGGAGTTAGTGGTGGTCTTCCCGCTCCGTCTTGCCTGTTCGAGTCTTTCAAGATCTTTTTGGGTTCTTTTGGTGGACCCGAGTCTGCTaggttctttttgttgttgttggccgCAACGTGAGATGTCTCAAAGGGAGACCAGCGGCGCGGTTCAGGTTCTGAATATCGTTGCTCTTGAGGTGGTTGCGAAGGACTGACTTGTCGTTTGGGGCTTTTGGTCTTGGAGTCTGTGGTGGTTTCGTCCCAGAATTCCAGCAGACTGCTAAACTGTGCTCGGCTCCCGCCAAGTGTGGGCGACATTGTATCAATTCTCCGATTGAGAGGCAGTCCGGTCAAATCTTTTCTATTGGAGTCTTCGCCATCGCTGCCTGAATTGTTGCCAAGAGCCCGCAAGTCGAACTCAGACTTAGCAAGCCTCTTGTTCAGCTTGGCGCCGTGCTTCGCTTTGGGTTTCCCGCCATTAAACGAGGGCTTGTTCGCCTCCTGCTCCCAGAAAGTTTTGAGCTGCTTGATCTTCTCCGCTGTGCTTTCTTGCCGAGGACGGTTTTGTCTCTGAGGACTGTCGGCGTCTTTTGTTTTGGGTGACCGCGGATGGTTTTCGTTGGAATTCCCAGAAGTCTTGAGGTCTGTAAACTGGTGGCTTTGAGACACATGGATCTTCTCTGAGACTGGACTTGGGCCATCTCTGGACTGGTGAAGGGTGTCCGGTTGACCTAAAGCGAGCCCTTTAGACTCTGGACTGGATCGCGGAAGTGGTTTTGGGGTTAGTTGCTCAACAAATAAAAGCTCAACGTCTGATCCTTTTCTGTCAGCTACTTGGGGATTAGCGGGCAAACAATCAAGGGAGGTCCCCAAGTCAAGATTGTCTAAATCTTGGTCATGTTTCAATCCCGTATGCTGACTTCCATTCACTACGTTTGCAACGTAGGTTACCTCGTCATAGAACACGCCAGAATGAACACTTGGCTTCTTCTCGCTTTCTTCTCTCATCTCGGCTTTGTCTCCAGGTTTTACGGATGTCAAGATTTGGGGGCGTTTGTTGCTGTTCTCCCAAAATGATTTCATTTCCGAAATGTTTCTTTCATCGTCAGCATTTTTCAGATAACTCATCACCTCATTGGACGTTCCTCGTGACTGACCAGTCATCACCTCAATTGATTCTTTCTCCTGAATACTGGCAACATCTTTCTTGGAGATCTTCTCACTTCCCAGCATATGCGTCTCACGGTGTCCGTACGGATTCCGTGAGACTGCTGGCCCATTTTTGTCAGTGCTGCGGTTGAACCAGTCAAGCACTTTTGAGATGGAATCCTCGTCGTTGTCGGTGGGACTGGAGGCCTTGGTGATCAACTTCAATGAGCGTTTCGGCTGGGATCGCGTCTGCGTCTTTTGATCGGAGGACTCGATAAAGTTGATGTCGTAGGATATTGGAGGGTctaaaagtaaagaaaatgacccttaactcattgactggcagccattttgactgaagcaccCCACTctcccccttcgctcctggctgttttactggattttgactgattgtgCAATGCCTACAAaatgttgtgttctattactataaaaacaaggaatctaccaaaaaaaaaaaaaaaaaatagagtcttgttttttcatcaggaaaaaaagtacagtttcctttttgcagcaattagcattagaatatagctaaggttagtcattattcacaaatctgtatagaattgtgggaaaacaacttgttttcaacattgccctggttgatttctttatactctactgccacctaccATTGTTTTTACCCATTCActgcagttaagaggctgcatcaaagccttctgtatgctctagcataaacaaacataaaaacgtataaatatgtctttgggacacttaaatctTATATAGaatgtattcatacgtttttgggagcaaatgagttaaagaggaagTGAGCCCCCCAAAAATctattgacaaaaatatgttctatgcagctccactagtctaaatacggtattttggtcAAAAtcgtgttagtggaatatgagttaagcagaaaaaCCCAACAGCTTTTTCTcaaaatatcagaaggcggccattttgtc
This genomic stretch from Festucalex cinctus isolate MCC-2025b chromosome 13, RoL_Fcin_1.0, whole genome shotgun sequence harbors:
- the sytl2b gene encoding uncharacterized protein sytl2b isoform X7, giving the protein MILASMRQRRASEGSYRLERPKARDTSSSDVVAPQKPARCLGVLQEFNNAKKEDLSSAVHSPRMTRRNPFNESSFIVVEPAKELSARVFPSPSLEATSPLKYGQPGGSSQTSGTSVTSEGSSAGFRPVPKRRTFISKPTPSQSDSSGAAPDPQSISAGVAPAPRPSLHQGSKGEVAVSSAHPSASTEKPQQLLCDAAQVNSHSSLEGERKPSLVTADKDTAHVIEDNSTLDENLNIGRIPDYDPVIGGSVMSSVKEPEWQRAADPPISYDINFIESSDQKTQTRSQPKRSLKLITKASSPTDNDEDSISKVLDWFNRSTDKNGPAVSRNPYGHRETHMLGSEKISKKDVASIQEKESIEVMTGQSRGTSNEVMSYLKNADDERNISEMKSFWENSNKRPQILTSVKPGDKAEMREESEKKPSVHSGVFYDEVTYVANVVNGSQHTGLKHDQDLDNLDLGTSLDCLPANPQVADRKGSDVELLFVEQLTPKPLPRSSPESKGLALGQPDTLHQSRDGPSPVSEKIHVSQSHQFTDLKTSGNSNENHPRSPKTKDADSPQRQNRPRQESTAEKIKQLKTFWEQEANKPSFNGGKPKAKHGAKLNKRLAKSEFDLRALGNNSGSDGEDSNRKDLTGLPLNRRIDTMSPTLGGSRAQFSSLLEFWDETTTDSKTKSPKRQVSPSQPPQEQRYSEPEPRRWSPFETSHVAANNNKKNLADSGPPKEPKKILKDSNRQDGAGRPPLTPPKQVRSPRKRKDSFSHSSSRGSSLRRASSMFALVDPEEPNLKIHVSPVHSQSRKPSADRASDRTESPLARAFVPQDYSHYLGMTNEPGTLAPEDEVSEDFVRTSTPAGSEERDFKKKKSLSHAWMNCSGTDADPESPSSRGEAEPIPSDLGHPGLVTSPAQDTHRDKLAFTPSFSGNRTHTVFMKGKNLDDEENPVRKALRRAEARPKGLAKSMEDLAGSLSPKQAKRQKTKNDKRRTSNSPMTPPSSRLSDQEHLKKLSKSVPSFLQREDDVYEDIFHQGMHTMDSSYDLASVSSFSGSVMTMYNGDFGSVDVQGSIHFSINYVQKLREFHIFVAECRDLAAADPKRGRSDPYVKSYLIPDKIHLGKKKTSVKKKTLNPTFNEILRYRISIEYLRTQTLVLSVWHHDTFGKNIFLGEVEVELSKWNFDHTHMNDLPLKARTRATLAPSSGRGEMRLAVRFLPKVIRNQAKEVPTTGEIHIWVKECKSLPLIRATIDPYVKCFVLPDTSRKSRQKTRVLRRTADPAFNHTMVYDGIREADLAEACVELTVWDRDKLASNLLGGLRLGAGTGKSYGSVVDWMDSTPEEAALWERMMASPNEWAEGVLPLRMMSSAKTAFK
- the sytl2b gene encoding uncharacterized protein sytl2b isoform X5, whose protein sequence is MIDLSFLTEEERGVIMAVLRRDAQVKQAEEQRIRKLENILSQGSSPDSNLKYLTGQWFYEAKSRRHLDKIHGSEMILASMRQRRASEGSYRLERPKARDTSSSDVVAPQKPARCLGVLQEFNNAKKEDLSSAVHSPRMTRRNPFNESSFIVVEPAKELSARVFPSPSLEATSPLKYGQPGGSSQTSGTSVTSEGSSAGFRPVPKRRTFISKPTPSQSDSSGAAPDPQSISAGVAPAPRPSLHQGSKGEVAVSSAHPSASTEKPQQLLCDAAQVNSHSSLEGERKPSLVTADKDTAHVIEDNSTLDENLNIGRIPDYDPVIGGSVMSSVKEPEWQRAADPPISYDINFIESSDQKTQTRSQPKRSLKLITKASSPTDNDEDSISKVLDWFNRSTDKNGPAVSRNPYGHRETHMLGSEKISKKDVASIQEKESIEVMTGQSRGTSNEVMSYLKNADDERNISEMKSFWENSNKRPQILTSVKPGDKAEMREESEKKPSVHSGVFYDEVTYVANVVNGSQHTGLKHDQDLDNLDLGTSLDCLPANPQVADRKGSDVELLFVEQLTPKPLPRSSPESKGLALGQPDTLHQSRDGPSPVSEKIHVSQSHQFTDLKTSGNSNENHPRSPKTKDADSPQRQNRPRQESTAEKIKQLKTFWEQEANKPSFNGGKPKAKHGAKLNKRLAKSEFDLRALGNNSGSDGEDSNRKDLTGLPLNRRIDTMSPTLGGSRAQFSSLLEFWDETTTDSKTKSPKRQVSPSQPPQEQRYSEPEPRRWSPFETSHVAANNNKKNLADSGPPKEPKKILKDSNRQDGAGRPPLTPPKQVRSPRKRKDSFSHSSSRGSSLRRASSMFALVDPEEPNLKIHVSPVHSQSRKPSADRASDRTESPLARAFVPQDYSHYLGMTNEPGTLAPEDEVSEDFVRTSTPAGSEERDFKKKKSLSHAWMNCSGTDADPESPSSRGEAEPIPSDLGHPGLVTSPAQDTHRDKLAFTPSFSGNRTHTVFMKGKNLDDEENPVRKALRRAEARPKGLAKSMEDLAGSLSPSPMTPPSSRLSDQEHLKKLSKSVPSFLQREFSGSVMTMYNGDFGSVDVQGSIHFSINYVQKLREFHIFVAECRDLAAADPKRGRSDPYVKSYLIPDKIHLGKKKTSVKKKTLNPTFNEILRYRISIEYLRTQTLVLSVWHHDTFGKNIFLGEVEVELSKWNFDHTHMNDLPLKARTRATLAPSSGRGEMRLAVRFLPKVIRNQAKEVPTTGEIHIWVKECKSLPLIRATIDPYVKCFVLPDTSRKSRQKTRVLRRTADPAFNHTMVYDGIREADLAEACVELTVWDRDKLASNLLGGLRLGAGTGKSYGSVVDWMDSTPEEAALWERMMASPNEWAEGVLPLRMMSSAKTAFK
- the sytl2b gene encoding uncharacterized protein sytl2b isoform X6; translated protein: MIDLSFLTEEERGVIMAVLRRDAQVKQAEEQRIRKLENILSQGSSPDSNLKYLTGQWFYEAKSRRHLDKIHGSEMILASMRQRRASEGSYRLERPKARDTSSSDVVAPQKPARCLGVLQEFNNAKKEDLSSAVHSPRMTRRNPFNESSFIVVEPAKELSARVFPSPSLEATSPLKYGQPGGSSQTSGTSVTSEGSSAGFRPVPKRRTFISKPTPSQSDSSGAAPDPQSISAGVAPAPRPSLHQGSKGEVAVSSAHPSASTEKPQQLLCDAAQVNSHSSLEGERKPSLVTADKDTAHVIEDNSTLDENLNIGRIPDYDPVIGGSVMSSVKEPEWQRAADPPISYDINFIESSDQKTQTRSQPKRSLKLITKASSPTDNDEDSISKVLDWFNRSTDKNGPAVSRNPYGHRETHMLGSEKISKKDVASIQEKESIEVMTGQSRGTSNEVMSYLKNADDERNISEMKSFWENSNKRPQILTSVKPGDKAEMREESEKKPSVHSGVFYDEVTYVANVVNGSQHTGLKHDQDLDNLDLGTSLDCLPANPQVADRKGSDVELLFVEQLTPKPLPRSSPESKGLALGQPDTLHQSRDGPSPVSEKIHVSQSHQFTDLKTSGNSNENHPRSPKTKDADSPQRQNRPRQESTAEKIKQLKTFWEQEANKPSFNGGKPKAKHGAKLNKRLAKSEFDLRALGNNSGSDGEDSNRKDLTGLPLNRRIDTMSPTLGGSRAQFSSLLEFWDETTTDSKTKSPKRQVSPSQPPQEQRYSEPEPRRWSPFETSHVAANNNKKNLADSGPPKEPKKILKDSNRQDGAGRPPLTPPKQVRSPRKRKDSFSHSSSRGSSLRRASSMFALVDPEEPNLKIHVSPVHSQSRKPSADRASDRTESPLARAFVPQDYSHYLGMTNEPGTLAPEDEVSEDFVRTSTPAGSEERDFKKKKSLSHAWMNCSGTDADPESPSSRGEAEPIPSDLGHPGLVTSPAQDTHRDKLAFTPSFSGNRTHTVFMKGKNLDDEENPVRKALRRAEARPKGLAKSPMTPPSSRLSDQEHLKKLSKSVPSFLQREFSGSVMTMYNGDFGSVDVQGSIHFSINYVQKLREFHIFVAECRDLAAADPKRGRSDPYVKSYLIPDKIHLGKKKTSVKKKTLNPTFNEILRYRISIEYLRTQTLVLSVWHHDTFGKNIFLGEVEVELSKWNFDHTHMNDLPLKARTRATLAPSSGRGEMRLAVRFLPKVIRNQAKEVPTTGEIHIWVKECKSLPLIRATIDPYVKCFVLPDTSRKSRQKTRVLRRTADPAFNHTMVYDGIREADLAEACVELTVWDRDKLASNLLGGLRLGAGTGKSYGSVVDWMDSTPEEAALWERMMASPNEWAEGVLPLRMMSSAKTAFK